Part of the Vigna angularis cultivar LongXiaoDou No.4 chromosome 1, ASM1680809v1, whole genome shotgun sequence genome, tcaaatttttttacaaaGTTAGCGTTTACAAAATTTTTCAGAAAAGAgtatatattatgtattaaaaaaagttaaagaaaaaggaTACAAAAGATACGAAacataagagagagagaaagatatCATATTGAAAAGTTTGACAATAGGATTAGCTCCATAACAGTTTGGCAATAACTCGACAACACATAATGATGTTCTTATCACATACCTCTTTATAGTGACTTTCTTTATAACATCTTTTTATGGATAAATGAACTTATAagatgaaaattattttcaattatatactaaattactcttaattatatattaaaattaaattgttctttaatttttaattgatgtaaggtccaacaataatatttattgtacTATGCATAACCAGATCACAAGTCAACCTCTTCTAGTTTAGTCACAAGTCTATCTCTACCAGTCTGATCACAAGTCAGATTCTACTAGTTCGATCACAAGTTAGATTCTACTAGTTCGATCACAAGCTGGCCTCTAATAGGGCCACAAGCCTAGCTCTACCTATCTGGTCACAAGTAGGTCTATCATGCTATTCTTTAACTTGACATAATCTACATTAAAGGTAAGTGGACTATTGGGTTCACCCTAGCCCATTTAGATTAGAGTTCACACAAACCTATAATTATTGTATAAATAGTACAGTTATTAAGAGAATTAAGAGTCATTCACATTTTACAAGTTTCCAATGTACCTTACGAATTTGGGTGTTGAAATGTATTTTGCAAACACATCATCCATCCATGAAGTGCGAATATCAGAAACAAGGTTAAAGGAAGAACGCTCGACGTTATGAATGATTGAAGAAGTCGGTGAAACTAAGCTTCTCAAGATATACTCGACTTTCCAAAAATTGTAAGATAATCACTctatattaattatgatttgCTTTTAATGTAAGATTTTTGTGGAAGTTGTTATGTACTTAGATAGGGAATACtatctttatttaaaatttaaataacctATGATGCAcctacttatttttaatttattttaacatttaataaaattgatctAAAACTGTGAAATATGATTGAGACTTGTTtttacacaaattttaaaagtatagaTGGACTATCATAAAATATCACATTTTCACAATTTCTAAATCTTAATAACGTGGAATTGAAAGTTTGAcatgaaatttattatattaaagttgtactctatatattaaatctattatattaaccttttaagttaaaaataccATCAGATGATCTCATGACTAAGTAAATCCAAATCTATGTATGTCCACTGAAATAACCCAACACTAAACTATAGTCCCCTGAGTTCTATCATGTCGCAAAAATTGACACCATCACTTTGTATATTATTTCCCAGAATACAGTATTATTACTTTTGTGAAATATGACAAAATacgcacacacacatatatacatatatatatatatatatatatatatatatatatatatatatatatatatatatatatatatatatatatatatatatatatatatatatatatatataacaagtaagtaaaaaataaacagTTATTATTATGACTTTAAAAAAtctattgaattttattattattttatttgtctaCTAAACAGTTAAAATCCTTTATCATGAACCGAAGGCATGTCATTTGAAACTATTTCAcctgattttgtttttttaaatagcATTATTCAAAAAGACAAGAATAGGTCTGGCATGATGTAAGACGGAGTAGAAATATTACCACatcaatgagaaaaaaaatggtgaCAGAAGATCATGGCAGAAGAATAGATTTCACCGGTTTTAAAACTTTGAAACTTCACCATTTCCCTGCCTTGCCGACAAGCTAGTCACAGCAAcgttttcatttctttattttaatttcagtaATTCAAATATGTAACAtgcaaaaacaattttaaaaaaataatatataattactaaattttagttaacaaaaatatctcatgtattataattataaattttaaagttaaagatatttgaataaattttattttaaattaaaaataaaaattattaaaatatttttgtgtttaaagtctgttttttttataaattaagtataatttaaGAAGTTATATAAGTTagtaaactaatatatatatatatatatatatatatatatatatatatatatatatatatatatatttctttttcttttttatgagaTCCAAGAGACATAGGTTCAATGAGATAAGGCCATTCACCGCAACTAACTCAACCCAAAAATAAACTCACCACAACTATAACCCAATGCACGTTGtaatgatataaattaaaaataatacttttatattctTTAGAGTATATtatcttcaaaagaaaaaattatgatttaaaaaaaacattaaatttaaactacttttatttaaactttttaatttttgtaaataatcatttaaataaaaataaataaagttattaaattttatttttttagatgaaAGATTTTAGTTataccaaaaatataataaataataattaatataaatttcaatagaAGGAAAACTTGATTTACACGCATTAAAAAATAGTCCATTAACATAGTTGAGAAAATTCGTAAATATTgagtaaaaaattgttttgactCACAAAGTATAAGTAATtaacaatataaacaaaaagataatgcatattaatatcaatttgcatattatatgttgatgttaacaaaaaaaaaaactgtatttATTGATGTTAACAAAAGAATCCTACCCAATTACAGTTGAAAACTaacattgttttatattattcacctagaaataatatttgaatgacaattaaaaatcaatcatgcttgacTTTAACATAGAGggaatatttacaaaataaaaaaaataatattgagtTAGTGATGTGTTAACCAAGATTGAAATTAAAGAATGTAAAGAGAAATATGAATTTGACACCTGAGATATTATGAAGAACTTTGCGTTCTGACATTTTAGACTATGCGAATGATCAAATGTCAATGTCATCAATGTTAAATATGAAAGATTttatacatcaattaaaactcaaGAAAAAATTTAGACATATAATGTCAGTTAGAGTCATAATTGATATATGCTATATTCATATACTGATTTATGCCATTATTATgtaataagttaaatttttattgttaattatgctctgttattattaattatgttctgtaaatttcttaatttatatttaaaaatcaattttaacttttttatgcAGTATGATGGATTTATCAATATTAACAagtaaatactaaaatttatcaataattctACTTAATAAAGTAGATACTAAAATTTATCAGTAATGTATATATCCACATCAACATCTGCAACATTAAATAGAACTacctattaattaaattaaccgaacaataactataaataaaaaaacttaaataccACACATAATTCTAGAATGAAAATATAACAAACATTAATTTCAAATGATTTAATCATCCAACAATAAGCTTGTACACAAAAGTCACTGGTAGACTATCTGCTTTGGCAACTGTTTTATATACATTAATTGTGTGGTAGACTATCAATACAATTAGTTCGAATGTAACTATGCTTTGGTGGGGTTGTTTTGTTATCAAAACATCTTATATAATGATACACTTGGTTATCTTGagaatattacttttttaacaAATACCAATTCTTCCGAAAATCATTTAGTCAAAAATTAACCTCTTTCTCTCCTGATACTTGCGgaaattttagttcattttattTGGGAGAGACAATTCAAAGCAATTTGTGAGTAATTATACTAAGTTTTTGTTTACTTGaatcaatttagaaaaaaatgattaaatgaatttgaaaataaattttttattgtttatttacatgaaaaaaataattgaatgaatttgaaaataaattttttgttgtttatttgtgtatattttaaaagtaaataaaagtaaatttgaaagtaaattttttttaatctcttgttcaatcaaattctacttttaaatttattcttgtttatctccaaaatccactcaaataaacaacaaaaagaatttCCTTTAAATCCATTGAATTCCTCACCCTCATATCCTAACACCAATTAAGCATTAAAAAACGAGTAATGGCTTTTATTGAGAAGGATTTATCATAGCCTCTAAGGCAACTCAACTCACAATCTCACTGCTCCAGTTGTGAAAATAAGTgtaggtttttctttttcttgaaccCATTCTACAAggaaaaattacaatttttttttctaaatttccttctttcaaaaagagtttctgcaattttcaaatattacactaaaaataaaatgaatacgAAATTTGTTGATTTGATTATCGATGAAttatactgtttttttttccttccccATGCTAATATCTAGCCGTTTTTTCAGACACGCCCACTGCCAAACTTAGAACTGAAGAGAAGCAACTTTACTGGAATCCTAAAGTCGAAAAAACAAATGGAACAAGACAACACAAATCGAGAGATCTTTCAGCTAAACTTTAGGAAAGCAAAACagtcaaataaacaacaaaggTTACACAAATGCTTGAGTGTTCCTTCTCTTTTCAACGGCGTTAAAAGTTACACAAACAGgctatttcaaatatttttcaggAATAAGATTATTTAGAATTACCTAGCtaattgaaattcattaaatagGAGAATTCACTGTAATCTTAACAATTTTAAACAGATAATGTCGTACTATTATTTTCTCTTGGACTAAGTCTGGTCTCCCAACAGAAAAGACAGACTTTAACATCAGAAATTGGTGTGTTTGgtttatcttatatttaatatcaacCTATAATGGTATAATGAGTttatgaaacactcatgtaGCCATGGCTGCTTTAATTTCGCGAGAAAACCAATCCAATTTCAGAAATATTTAAATCCCAGAGAGCAAACAACACTACGTCAGCCACTAATTGAATCACACAGGTAGCCAAAAATTAACAGTAAGCAAGTAAAGATACACAGCACTGGACAATTCAAAgaagtaaaaaaacaaaaacaaaaaattaaagtgGAAAAGAGAAGTCTCAGTTGTAGTTCAAATTTCACAGATGATTATACCCAGGAAAAAGTAACCCTAAACTCAAACCATAAGCACACCCACCATTGCACCCAAGCCAGAAAAAagaccaaaaataaaaagaagcaTTTCATTTGAGACCATTCCCAGGTGTGGAAATCGCAAGCCCAGGCCACGAAAAACAGTCTCCACTAACAAACCCACCTTCGCCACTCTCTAACTGCCATGGGCTCAATCCAGAAGACGGAACGCCGCTGCCCATGTTGGCACCATCCACCATTCCAGGGAAGCCCCAGCCCGTCCTGCCAATCCCAAAGCCCATATCATCGAACCCGTGTCCGAGCCCAAGTCCAAACCCGCCGAGGGCGAGAAACCCATTGCCCTGGGTGTTGTTCAGCAAAGAGGTGAAGCTCCCGCAGACATTCACGTTGTTCTGTTTATTAACGTCACCGTCCACGAAGTGCATGGACCCTCCTTGGGTCGTTGGAACAGGGGCCAATGCAGGTAGAGCGTGCTCCTGAGCTGACGAcatggtggaggaggaggatgaCGTGGCAGTGTGGTGGGTGCGTGAACGCTTGGCATTCTTGCGACTGCCACCGCCGACGGGGATATCACGGAGGGTGCCACCATGGGTCCAATACCGGCGGCAGGACTTACAGAAGTGGCGTGGCTGGGAGTAGTTGTAGTTGTTGTAGTAGCAGAACTTAGTGTTGGTTGACTCACAACGGGGGCAGGGGAGGTTTTCTTGCTCAGGAGGTGGCGGTGCTCCGGCGGAGGTCTGGGGCTTGACTGGTCGGCGGCTCTCGCCGGAGTTGGACGATGGCATGTTGTGTAATGGGTTaagaggaagaagagttgagtgtTGGGTTTGTTATGGGAAGATGAGTGTAGGGAGTAAGTGGTGAGTGAAGAAGGATTGGGGTGTTGAGATGTGAATGCGGTGGGGTTTTATGGGGAAGGAGAGAGTCAGGAGGTGGAAAGGAGTTGAGAAGAGAAAGGAAAGCGGGTCAGAGAGAATATCTGTGGTGGAAACAGAGACATCTTCTGAGGCTTATATGAGGCAGAGTGGGATCAGCTTTACAGTGTTCTGTTAAGCACGACATTTCAGTCGGCTCCAGAACAGCCTCTCTCTACTTGGGTCGGCTAATAGGGCTGCGCCTTCTGCACACACACAAACCACCAACCCACAAACACAATTTACACAAACCCCTATTTCTTCCCCCAATCCAATCCAATCAATCAAAcaaactatttttgttttcttcacaaCGACTTAATTAATTACAAGTATACATAAAGTAGTCCCAGCATTATCTTGTCCGGTATTATAGCCCTTGCAGGGCCATTATATGCATTCTGCCTTTGAGGGAGTAGCAATAATTATGGAATGCAAAACTACCCAActgttttcattaaaaaataaataaacatagaTTTTGTTCACGATTACCTCTTCTTCCAACTTCTCAAGCTAATCATGCCATGTTGCAATATTATATCCATATATTCGTTTCTCCTGTCTTTTCCTTATTCAATCGGGTTTGACGTAGAGCTCCTAGGCCTACGCTAATCTAGCCCATCTATGCTGTCTGTCTGTATGCCTCGAAGTtcgattttttttgttattaacaACTATGGATAATGTCACACTCTACTCATTTTAGCTTGTAAAATTTTTCCCATAGTTAGGCAAACGTAACCCAATTCAGCTATGGAAATGTCATTACCAGCACATGTAGAAAATGCATATACTATAAgaataatttgatttgattttcaaGGGACATGCAGTTGTTATTAGTTGCTGTGTTGACGGAGAATTTCAATTTGGAAACCTAACTTTGATTATGCTATGGAAAAACTTATGAGCCTGATGGATTTTGGTTGAGAGTACTACAAAAATTGAAGGGAGGAGGCGGGTGAAATAAAACGAGTTGCATATAAGAGGATAGAAGAATAGGAAAAGGAATAGCATGAGATTGAGACAGTgagagaagagggagaaggGAGAAGGGAGTGGGTGGGGACAGAAGCGACAGAATTATGAGTGTCGGGCAGCGTGGGGAGCAATAATTGGGTCTCCCCTCTGATTTCGGACGCGTCATGTCCGCATCAGATTCCTCCTCCGTACCCATTCTTTCTATCTTCCACCGGATTTTCCGCTTCACTGTAGCCATTACCAAACAGTGTGGTTTCCCCAACTGCACAAGCACCACTGTGCTGACCGTTTGATAGCGATCATACGGTAGTGTTCCTGTCCGGTGGGGTAGAAGGAGGAGAGACACCTGTCAGCGACAGACCGGTGGTTGTCGGTGATACAAGGAGCGGAATAGGCACGCGCCTTCCAAAGTGATCTATCCATAACTCCCTTCCTTGAGAGAGAAAGAATCATGGGTCGCTGTCACTCCCCAAACAAAACTTGGAAACTTGGAAAGTGGTGACCCTTGTTTCTTTCTCGGAGCACCCAAAACACCCACAATCGCTATCATCTTCTCTCTCGTGGCACACCCTGCGTTTGTGTTTTTTGTGTTTATCCGAAATAATTAAATCACTGACATTTTTTGCATCTTTGCCTTCCGTCTCCCTAGTCATGCCATTGCCACAGACCTGTAATCACCTCTTTTTGGCCTTTTCTGCACGCACATGATTCTCTTTCTCTCCTTCAAAAATCAAATTGCTACTTTGCACGCTTCTCTTCTTCGAGTGGGGTACGTATTATTGCTCCTACAACCAAAATTATTAATCATCATtcacacaaaataaatatatcccCTTTTACAATTCAATGCCAACATGTCTGAACGTAGATGTTTGTCAACTTTGGACTAGCCTCacattaattttctatttatgtttttgaccaaaaataatattgtatccCGTGCCAACATTTCACTTGCACCAAAATGGTTAAGAAAACCCTCTCCAGaccaaataattataatatggaTATTTGTACAGGGTCTGAAAATTATGACCTATgtcatttgcattcaaaattcGTGTATGTACTGATTTACTTCAACGgaaaataatattagttaaaaaatacaatttcataatatatatatatatatatatatatatatatatatatatatatatatatatatataaacaaaacacTTAAATTTCATTAAGAGGGTTTGTTCCACCAACTATGTATCATTTACTTCTATACTAAATCAGTTAAAGTAGCTaatcatacaaaaaaatataaaagtaaactaTCAAGTACATACGAAATAATCTCTACTTATAAAGGATAAGTTGAGAATAAACTCTATTTATCTCATTTTACGtgtttcaaatataattatcaaatttgAGATCCCAAAGCATCTTGAATGTAccacaattatttttatttatgattttataatgtaGACTAGtttgagtttaaaaaaattcttaacttaaattatattttattctttagtaataacattcaaagaaaaaaaatgagacatAAGTTCAATCCATGGATAAAGAAAGTTGAGAAAGTtggataaaaaaagaaatacgaCAAATTAATGTgttcattaaaagaaaaactaaaattatcaaCGGAATGCAGTTTACTGCaactacaaattaaaaattagtaattaagTTGCTTGACTTGATCATTCTTCTTACACCGGTGAAATGTGTAATTCAAAACACATGATTGTAAACAAATAAATCAAAGGTTTTCTTCATTGATCTATATTGGACTTTTTCTTacttaaagaaaactttaatctctcattttttttattccaatggtttatttaaaaaaataagtataattaaCAAATTTTCTCTACTATGATATCAACAAATAAGTGTGTTGTACTTGTTTTCATACAAAGCTCATTGTGACATAATTTCAATGCttgtttgaaattgttattGTCGATGAACTCTATAGTAGAGATGATATCTTATCTTAACTATCACACACAAAAGTCCTATAAATCCTCTAATAATTGGAATATTCTTTATTAGTATCCTTTTGTATGTGGAAGATAGACTAAATTAACTAACTCATAAACTATCTCTAAAACTTTATACAATGTGTTCTAGAAGCATTATtgcaaaaataactttttataacgATTTATTATCCTGTTTATAATCCACCTAACGTAATAAATGACATGGTGACAAAAATTATAAGCCTTTCTATGTTGGTTATTACTAGTACTAACATAAAAGTGGATCCAATGgtaattttgtaataaagtaAAAGACTTTATATATCAGTTATATATAGAATGGACATATAAAATGGGAGCGGTGGTACTTTTTGTAATAACACAATAAACTAGAAGATTTTCTATGTCGATTATATCTATAATCAACATAGAAAGTGGGTGTGtatattactttaaatttttaaaaaatatatatgttagtTCTTTACTATAACTAGCataaaattctttatttttcttttcctcattTCTCCCTTTCACGTTGCACTTCAGTGTTTTTCTCACACTTTTCCTCCCTCACACTACTCTCCTCCTCACACTGACCCTCCTCTTCTCCCTCTCGTTGGTGCCTCTCGTCTTCTCTGTCTCGCTGCACTTGCTTGTCACTCTTACTCTCGCTCTTGTTGTACAAGTTTCTCTCGTTTTGCTCTGACTAACCTTGAATTCTAATGTATTATTGTGTTTATTGGGTTTTTGTATTAGTGTTTATTGTGTTTATTGGGACAATAACACAATGTGTTTATTGTGTTTGCTATGTCGGCATATGAGTCTCATACCTCCTTAGCGAGGAAGTGCATGACAAGAGTGATATTGGAGGTGAAGAAAGGGTCAGTGAAAATGTAAACCTCGAGGATGTGAATGATatctttttggcaag contains:
- the LOC108319156 gene encoding dof zinc finger protein DOF3.4, yielding MPSSNSGESRRPVKPQTSAGAPPPPEQENLPCPRCESTNTKFCYYNNYNYSQPRHFCKSCRRYWTHGGTLRDIPVGGGSRKNAKRSRTHHTATSSSSSTMSSAQEHALPALAPVPTTQGGSMHFVDGDVNKQNNVNVCGSFTSLLNNTQGNGFLALGGFGLGLGHGFDDMGFGIGRTGWGFPGMVDGANMGSGVPSSGLSPWQLESGEGGFVSGDCFSWPGLAISTPGNGLK